In one Deltaproteobacteria bacterium genomic region, the following are encoded:
- a CDS encoding cupin domain-containing protein: MDCINLKEEMDKAKRKIDLFGTDNFRSWLLYFVPGDGTDMHYHASPETFLVFSGNGVVKGLKGEERPIKKDDLLCLAAKDYYQIVNTGSEPLVMLGNRSEAFGGPHILADGSDRQQVEKGA, from the coding sequence ATGGATTGCATCAACCTAAAAGAAGAAATGGATAAGGCAAAGCGCAAGATCGATCTGTTCGGCACGGATAATTTTCGTTCTTGGCTGCTTTATTTCGTGCCCGGCGACGGCACGGATATGCATTATCACGCAAGTCCGGAAACCTTTCTGGTGTTTTCCGGCAACGGCGTGGTCAAGGGGCTCAAGGGCGAAGAGCGGCCGATCAAGAAAGACGATCTGCTGTGCTTGGCCGCTAAAGATTACTATCAGATCGTCAACACCGGCAGCGAGCCGTTGGTGATGCTCGGCAACCGTTCGGAAGCCTTCGGCGGGCCGCATATCCTGGCCGACGGCAGTGACCGCCAGCAAGTTGAGAAGGGGGCCTAG
- a CDS encoding zinc ribbon domain-containing protein — translation MPIYEYQCQKCGVIEVTQRITEKSLAKCPTCKSKVKKLISNTSFQLKGTGWYITDYARKGQTNGESKSESSPKATASTESKSDSGSKSTAGSDSKSEPKKSESKKSESASGGSDKSSSTSSSSSSSTSA, via the coding sequence ATGCCGATTTACGAATACCAATGTCAGAAGTGTGGCGTCATCGAAGTGACCCAGCGGATCACAGAAAAATCATTGGCCAAATGCCCGACCTGCAAGAGCAAGGTTAAAAAATTAATCTCCAACACCTCGTTTCAGCTCAAAGGCACCGGCTGGTATATCACCGACTACGCCCGCAAGGGCCAAACCAACGGCGAGTCCAAGAGCGAGAGCAGCCCGAAGGCTACTGCTTCAACGGAATCGAAGAGCGATAGTGGGTCGAAGTCCACTGCTGGTTCGGATTCGAAGAGCGAGCCAAAAAAGAGCGAATCCAAGAAGAGCGAGAGTGCGAGCGGCGGCAGCGACAAATCGTCATCGACATCGAGTTCGAGCTCAAGTTCAACCTCGGCCTGA